DNA sequence from the Pseudomonas sp. MPC6 genome:
GTATTGCTGACTCATGTCCCTTGCTCCTTGTGATGGGGGTCCAGTGTAGGCAGGGGCGGCACTGAATGGGGGGATTCTCTATTAGGTCGCGTCGCGCATCAGCGCTTCCACCGCTTCGGCCATGCCTTCGCAGGCCAGACGGTAGCCATCCTCGGCGCCTTGCAGGCGATGGCCGTGTTCCACGGTGCGCGCCTCATACTCGGCCTCGCATAGCGCCTGCCACTCGGCGTGGATCGCCCGCCATACCGCTCGCGCCGCGTGCATGCGAGCCAGCTCCGGTAACAGGGGGTCAGTGTCGATCAGCGGCATGGCGGGCGCTCCTGGGCGGTCGTGGGTCGATACAGAACTGAGGGGATTCCTTATGGCGAATATTCGTCGTCCAGTACCACACCCAGCGCGGTCAACCGCACCCGGCGCCACTGGTACGCGTCGTCACGATACAGCTGAGCACCGTCTGTTGTCGCTGATGCGGTATTGACCCTGCGTCGGCGTAACGCTGACCCAGCAGCAATCAGCTCATGGTCAGCACCAATAATGCTTTACGAAGCAAAAGCTTGGGTCAGTGAAATTTCGGTCGGTCAATTCAGCATCAGCGGCAACACCCTAAGGGCTCTGGGTGGCTGGATGTGGAGCCAGTTCCAGCAATGGTGGGATGAATGGTGACTAACCGTCAGTCCATTGCACGGGACAAATATACCACTAGGTGATATATTTTTACCAGAGGAAGGGACTATGCATAGGGTTTTCAAAACGAAGGGCTTCGCCACAGGTGCGAAGAAGGCACGAATCACTGATGCCGAGTTGTGCAAGGCGCTGCAGGAGGTGAAAAAAGGGCAAGCAGACGATCTGGGTGGCGGGGTCTGGAAAAAACGCCTCAACGAGAATCGGCATCGCTCCATCATTCTGGCCAAAGGGCGTCGCTACTGGGTGTATCAGTTCCTGTTTGCTAAGCAAGACCAGGCCAACATCACCCCAAAGGAGCTGGATGCGTTTAAAGAACTGGCTAAGGCCTATGAGGGCTTGAGCCAGGAGCACGTTCAGTTACTGCTGGATGGAAAAGAATTTGTGGAGATCTGTCATGAGCAAAAAATTCAAAAGTGAGGCCTTCGAGTCGATCCACAATTCAGCAGCGGCACTGCTGAACATCGGCGCAATCAACAAAGCCACCATGCGCGGATTCGATGAATCCTGCATTGCCGAGGTGCCGGTTGAGATTTTGCCTGCTCAGATTCGGGAGATTCGTCAGCGTAGCCATGTCAGTCAACCGGTTTTTGCCAGGTATCTGAACACGAGTGCTTCGACCGTGAAACAGTGGGAAATTGGCGAAAAACGTCCTAGTGGTATGGCTCTCAAGCTGCTTTCTATCGTAGAAAAGCACGGTATTGAAATCTTGGCCTGACTCCTGTTGCCTATCACGTCGCGACTAAAACATCAGATGCGACAAAGATATGCGACACCCAAGACACTGATCCATCGAGTGGCGGCGACTTGTCGCATAAATCATAAAGACCTGTAGTGCGAGCCGAGGCCTGGAACGGGCATGGACGGCTGCCGATATCGAGCCACCGCCACCCAGCGCGCAACATTTGATGGCGCGTCGCATAAGCCTGCAGCGCGCGCCGAAGGCTTTGACTGGGGGTGGAAACACTGCTTGCGCTGAACCCACGCGATAGCGAAGGACTACTTGGCGTTTGCCTGGCCACCACCGGTACGCCAAGCGGTGCTGGATAGCGCTCGGCGGCGGCCCTCATTCCGCGCGTTTTTAGAAGATCACAACGCTTTAGCGGCAGTGCACCGTCCAAAGCTGGTCGAGCCTGGTCGTGAAACTCTGACTCATCAGCTCTCGGCGCATCCCCCACGCCGGGTTGGTCGGTACACTGGCCGCTCGTAGCGTCCCCCTGCCCCACCGACGATTGATCTGGTCCAGCACCGCCATGACCTGGGTCGCCTCGCTGGGCTGAGCCACCGCGAACAGATCATCGGTGTATTCACCCCGCTGGCAAAGATTCAGCAGCAGCACCTCGGCCTTGCTGTAGTTAAATCCTGGCCGATACACACGCTCCAGCGCCTGCACCGCAGCCTTGGTCAGCAGCCTCACATCATCAGTGGGATACCGCAGGTCCACCACGACGCCATTGGCAAACTTGGCCTCTTCCGGGTTGAACATGCCCGTACGGATACTCACCCGAAGCTTCTTGCACACCGAACCCTGGGCTCGAAGTTTCTCCGAGGCGCGCATCATGTAAGTGGCCACAGCCTCCTTGATCGGCGCTAATTCCGTGAGGCGCTTGCCAAACATTCGGCTGCAGCAGATTTCCTGCTTCGGTGGATCGGGCTCATCCAGCTCCAGACAGGCTGTCCCAGCCAACTCCCGGGCGGTCTTCTCGATCACCACACTGAATTTCCGGCGCAGCATCCCCGGGTCAGCCTGGGCCAACGCCATCGCCGTTTTAATGCCCAGAGCGTTCAGTTGCAGGGTCATGCGCCGACCCACCCCCCACACCTCAGATACCTCGGTGTTGCGCAGCACCCAGTCACGCTGGAACGGCTCACAGATGTCGACCACCCCGCCGGTTTCCACCTGCAGGCGCTTGGCGGTGTGATTGGCCAACTTGGCCAGGGTCTTTGTCCGGGCGATGCCCACACCCACCGGAATCCCCGTACAGCGCAGGATCCGACTGCGAATCCGCCGTCCGACCCCCTCCCTATCCGCGATGCCGGTGAGGTCGGCAAACGCTTCGTCGGCGTAGACCTCGACTGCAGGCACCATCGCTTCGATCAGCGTCATCACCCGCTCGCTCATGTCACCATACAGTGCGTAATTGGAGGAAAACGCCACGATGCCGTGTTGCTTGAGCGTGTGTTTGATCTGGAAATACGGCGCGCCCATTTTTACGAAGGGCTTGGCGTCATAGCTGCGGGCAATCACACAGCCATCGTTGTTACTCAACACAACGATCGGCACCCGCGCCAAATCGGGCCGAAACACCCGTTCGCAGCTGGCGTAGAAGCTGTTGCAATCGATCAACGCAAACACCGGCTCGGACCGTTTAGACATGGCTGCGCACGCTGTGGGTAATCACCCCCCAGATCGCCAGCTCATCACCCTCCAGCACGTAACGCGGAGGGTATTTTGGATTCTCCGAGAGCAGGATCATCTGACTCCCGCGCTTGCATAATCGTTTGCACACCGGGTCATTGTTCAACAGTGCCACCACGATAGCGTTATGCCCCGCCTCCAAGGCCCGATCGACGATCGCCAGATCACCGTCGAAGATACCGGCCCCCTGCATGCTGTCGCCGGAGATGGAGATGAGATACACATGCGGGGCGCGGATGTTGAGGATCTCGTCCAAGGAGATGTGCTGTTCAATATGGTCAGCCGCCGGCGAAGGAAAGCCTGCCGGAACGCGAAAGGAGCAGCGTGGAAGCTTAATGCCTCCTTCGCTGAGGGGGCCCAGGACGGTAAAGCTCATGACAACGCCTTCTATGAGTACTGTATTTATGTACAGTTAACGTGGAAGAGGCGTTTGGGTCAAATTTTCAGGGCGCGATGGCCGACAGCGGCTGCCCGCATGAGACTTAGGAGGTGAAACTCGGCAGCGCGTAGCTGTTGGGCTTTTGCGAAGCTGCCGATGCGATGCCTGCTACCTGCTTCCCAACAGAGGTGTTGCACCCCTGTCACGACGCTGTCACACCTTCTTCGGTAGCCTGCAATCAGCCAAAGGGAATTTGGCCACGTGTTTGCGCTCGGCACCTTTGGCCGAGCGCGTCGAGTCAGGCATTCACGTTTTTTTCACATTCCGCCGCGTAGCGTCGGCGTGTTCGTTTCATGGACCCCATTTGAAGCCCGCCCCTAAGCGGGTTTTTTTTCGTCCGTGACCCGGTGGCGCCG
Encoded proteins:
- the umuD gene encoding translesion error-prone DNA polymerase V autoproteolytic subunit, translated to MSFTVLGPLSEGGIKLPRCSFRVPAGFPSPAADHIEQHISLDEILNIRAPHVYLISISGDSMQGAGIFDGDLAIVDRALEAGHNAIVVALLNNDPVCKRLCKRGSQMILLSENPKYPPRYVLEGDELAIWGVITHSVRSHV
- the umuC gene encoding translesion error-prone DNA polymerase V subunit UmuC, which produces MSKRSEPVFALIDCNSFYASCERVFRPDLARVPIVVLSNNDGCVIARSYDAKPFVKMGAPYFQIKHTLKQHGIVAFSSNYALYGDMSERVMTLIEAMVPAVEVYADEAFADLTGIADREGVGRRIRSRILRCTGIPVGVGIARTKTLAKLANHTAKRLQVETGGVVDICEPFQRDWVLRNTEVSEVWGVGRRMTLQLNALGIKTAMALAQADPGMLRRKFSVVIEKTARELAGTACLELDEPDPPKQEICCSRMFGKRLTELAPIKEAVATYMMRASEKLRAQGSVCKKLRVSIRTGMFNPEEAKFANGVVVDLRYPTDDVRLLTKAAVQALERVYRPGFNYSKAEVLLLNLCQRGEYTDDLFAVAQPSEATQVMAVLDQINRRWGRGTLRAASVPTNPAWGMRRELMSQSFTTRLDQLWTVHCR
- a CDS encoding DNA-binding transcriptional regulator is translated as MSKKFKSEAFESIHNSAAALLNIGAINKATMRGFDESCIAEVPVEILPAQIREIRQRSHVSQPVFARYLNTSASTVKQWEIGEKRPSGMALKLLSIVEKHGIEILA
- a CDS encoding type II toxin-antitoxin system RelE/ParE family toxin; the encoded protein is MHRVFKTKGFATGAKKARITDAELCKALQEVKKGQADDLGGGVWKKRLNENRHRSIILAKGRRYWVYQFLFAKQDQANITPKELDAFKELAKAYEGLSQEHVQLLLDGKEFVEICHEQKIQK